Proteins from one Enterobacter bugandensis genomic window:
- the oppA gene encoding oligopeptide ABC transporter substrate-binding protein OppA codes for MSIITKKNLVAAGILTALIAGNAAMAADVPAGVQLAEKQTLVRNNGAEVQSLDPHKIEGVPESNVNRDLFEGLLVTDVDGHPAPGVAEKWENKDFKVWTFHLRKDAKWSDGTPVTAEDFVYSWQRLANPNTASPYASYLQYGHIANIDDIIAGKKPVTDLGVKAIDANTFEVTLSEPVPYFYKLLVHPSVSPVPKSAVEKFGEKWTQPANIVTNGAYKLKDWVVNERMVLERNPQYWDNAKTVINQVTYLPISSEVTDVNRYRSGEIDMTYNNMPIELFQKLKKEIPKEVHVDPYLCTYYYEINNQKAPFTDVRVRTALKLALDRDIIVNKVKNQGDLPAYSYTPPYTDGMKLVEPEWFKWSQEKRNEEAKKLLAEAGYTADKPLTFNLLYNTSDLHKKLAIAVASIWKKNLGVNVKLENQEWKTFLDTRHQGTFDVARAGWCADYNEPTSFLNTMLSDSSNNTAHYKSPAFDKIIAETLKVSDDAQRAELYAKSEEQLDKDSAIVPVYYYVNARLVKPWVGGYTGKDPLDNISVKNLYIIKH; via the coding sequence ATGTCCATCATCACAAAAAAAAATCTGGTAGCGGCGGGGATTTTAACTGCGCTAATCGCGGGCAACGCTGCAATGGCTGCGGACGTTCCTGCAGGTGTTCAACTGGCGGAAAAACAGACGCTGGTGCGTAACAACGGTGCGGAAGTGCAGTCTCTCGATCCGCATAAAATTGAAGGCGTTCCTGAGTCAAACGTTAACCGCGACCTGTTCGAAGGTCTGCTGGTGACTGACGTAGACGGCCACCCGGCACCGGGTGTGGCAGAAAAGTGGGAAAATAAAGATTTCAAAGTCTGGACCTTCCATCTGCGTAAAGATGCCAAATGGTCCGACGGTACACCGGTTACCGCCGAAGATTTCGTGTATAGCTGGCAGCGCCTGGCGAATCCAAATACCGCCTCTCCGTATGCGAGCTATCTGCAGTATGGCCACATCGCCAATATCGATGACATCATCGCCGGTAAAAAGCCGGTCACCGACCTGGGCGTGAAGGCGATCGATGCTAATACCTTTGAAGTGACGTTGAGCGAACCTGTTCCGTACTTCTATAAGCTGCTGGTTCACCCGTCCGTCTCGCCGGTACCAAAATCCGCCGTGGAAAAATTTGGTGAAAAATGGACGCAGCCTGCCAATATCGTGACCAACGGCGCCTATAAGCTGAAAGACTGGGTGGTCAACGAACGTATGGTGCTGGAGCGTAACCCGCAGTACTGGGATAATGCGAAGACCGTGATTAATCAGGTCACCTACCTGCCAATCTCTTCCGAAGTGACCGACGTTAACCGCTACCGCAGCGGTGAAATCGACATGACCTATAACAACATGCCGATTGAACTGTTCCAGAAGCTGAAGAAAGAGATCCCGAAAGAAGTTCACGTAGATCCATATCTGTGCACCTATTATTACGAAATCAACAACCAGAAAGCACCGTTCACCGACGTGCGCGTTCGTACCGCGCTGAAGCTGGCACTGGATCGCGATATCATCGTGAACAAAGTGAAAAACCAGGGCGATCTGCCGGCGTACAGCTACACGCCTCCGTATACCGATGGGATGAAACTGGTTGAGCCTGAGTGGTTCAAATGGTCGCAGGAAAAACGTAACGAAGAAGCGAAAAAACTGCTGGCTGAAGCAGGATACACCGCAGACAAGCCGCTGACGTTCAACCTGCTGTATAACACATCAGATCTGCATAAAAAACTGGCGATTGCCGTCGCGTCTATCTGGAAGAAAAACCTGGGCGTGAACGTTAAGCTGGAAAACCAGGAGTGGAAAACCTTCCTCGATACGCGTCATCAGGGGACCTTCGACGTGGCGCGTGCGGGCTGGTGTGCGGACTATAACGAACCGACATCATTCCTGAACACTATGCTCAGCGACAGTTCGAACAACACGGCGCACTATAAGAGCCCGGCGTTTGACAAGATCATCGCTGAAACCCTGAAAGTGTCTGACGATGCGCAGCGCGCAGAGCTGTACGCGAAATCAGAAGAACAGCTCGATAAAGACTCTGCAATTGTACCGGTTTACTACTACGTTAACGCCCGTCTGGTGAAACCGTGGGTAGGGGGTTATACCGGTAAAGACCCGTTGGATAATATTTCCGTTAAGAATCTTTATATTATCAAGCATTAA
- a CDS encoding YchE family NAAT transporter, whose protein sequence is MIQTLFDFPTYFKFFIGLFALVNPVGIIPVFISMTSYQTAAARNKTNLTANLSVAIILLTSLFLGDAILQLFGISIDSFRIAGGILVVTIAMSMISGKLGEDKQNKQEKSETAIRESIGVVPLALPLMAGPGAISSTIVWGTRYHSLMHLIGFSVAIAVFALCCWGVFRMAPWLVRLLGQTGINVITRIMGLLLMALGIEFIVTGIKSIFPGLLH, encoded by the coding sequence GTGATCCAAACGCTCTTTGATTTTCCAACGTATTTCAAATTTTTTATTGGTCTGTTTGCCCTGGTCAACCCGGTGGGGATCATTCCTGTCTTCATTAGTATGACCAGTTACCAGACGGCGGCGGCCCGGAACAAAACCAATCTTACCGCTAACCTGTCTGTGGCGATCATTTTGCTCACCTCGCTTTTCCTGGGTGATGCCATTCTCCAGCTCTTTGGCATCTCGATTGACTCCTTCCGCATTGCGGGCGGGATCCTGGTGGTGACCATTGCCATGTCCATGATCAGCGGTAAGCTGGGTGAGGATAAGCAGAACAAGCAGGAAAAGTCAGAAACCGCCATCCGCGAAAGTATCGGCGTGGTTCCGCTGGCATTGCCCCTCATGGCCGGGCCGGGTGCCATCAGTTCAACCATTGTCTGGGGCACGCGTTACCATAGCCTCATGCATTTGATTGGTTTTTCTGTCGCGATTGCCGTTTTCGCACTCTGTTGCTGGGGCGTATTCCGCATGGCGCCGTGGCTGGTGCGCCTGCTGGGGCAGACGGGCATCAACGTTATTACGCGTATTATGGGGCTGCTGTTAATGGCACTCGGGATCGAATTCATTGTCACGGGGATTAAAAGCATTTTCCCCGGCTTGTTACATTGA
- the adhE gene encoding bifunctional acetaldehyde-CoA/alcohol dehydrogenase gives MAVTNIAELNALVERVKKAQREYANFTQEQVDKIFRAAALAAADARIPLAKMAVAESGMGIVEDKVIKNHFASEYIYNAYKDEKTCGVLSEDDTFGTITIAEPIGIICGIVPTTNPTSTAIFKSLISLKTRNAIIFSPHPRAKDATNKAADIVLQAAIAAGAPKDLIGWIDQPSVELSNALMHHPDINLILATGGPGMVKAAYSSGKPAIGVGAGNTPVVIDETADIKRAVASVLMSKTFDNGVICASEQSVVVVDSVYDAVRERFASHGGYLLQGKELKAVQDIILKNGALNAAIVGQPAYKIAELAGFTVPATTKILIGEVKVVDESEPFAHEKLSPTLAMYRAKDFEDAVEKAEKLVAMGGIGHTSCLYTDQDNQPERVAHFGQMMKTARILINTPASQGGIGDLYNFKLAPSLTLGCGSWGGNSISENVGPKHLINKKTVAKRAENMLWHKLPKSIYFRRGSLPIALDEVITDGHKRALIVTDRFLFNNGYADQITSVLKAAGVETEVFFEVEADPTLSVVRKGAELANSFKPDVIIALGGGSPMDAAKIMWVMYEHPETHFEELALRFMDIRKRIYKFPKMGVKAKMIAVTTTSGTGSEVTPFAVVTDDATGQKYPLADYALTPDMAIVDANLVMEMPKSLCAFGGLDAVTHALEAYVSVLASEFSDGQALQALKLLKENLPASYNEGSKNPVARERVHSAATIAGIAFANAFLGVCHSMAHKLGSQFHIPHGLANALLISNVIRYNANDNPTKQTAFSQYDRPQARRRYAEIADHLGLSAPGDRTAAKIEKLLAWLESLKAELGIPKSIREAGVQEADFLAHVDKLSEDAFDDQCTGANPRYPLISELKQILLDTYYGREFKEGDVAAVKTEAPVIKADKKAKKSA, from the coding sequence ATGGCTGTTACTAATATCGCTGAACTGAACGCCCTCGTCGAGCGCGTTAAAAAAGCCCAGCGTGAATATGCCAATTTCACCCAAGAACAGGTTGATAAAATCTTCCGCGCGGCCGCTCTGGCTGCTGCAGATGCTCGAATCCCTCTCGCTAAAATGGCCGTTGCCGAATCTGGCATGGGTATCGTTGAAGATAAAGTGATCAAAAACCACTTTGCTTCTGAGTATATCTACAACGCCTATAAAGATGAGAAAACCTGTGGCGTTCTGTCTGAAGACGACACCTTCGGGACGATCACCATCGCCGAGCCTATCGGCATCATTTGCGGTATTGTTCCAACGACTAACCCTACTTCAACGGCTATCTTCAAATCGCTGATCAGCCTGAAGACCCGTAACGCAATCATCTTCTCTCCACATCCACGTGCGAAAGACGCAACAAATAAAGCAGCCGACATCGTTCTGCAGGCAGCAATTGCTGCGGGCGCACCAAAAGATCTGATTGGCTGGATCGACCAACCTTCTGTTGAACTGTCTAACGCGCTGATGCATCATCCGGACATTAACCTGATTCTGGCGACCGGTGGTCCTGGTATGGTTAAAGCAGCATACAGCTCCGGTAAACCAGCAATCGGTGTAGGCGCAGGTAACACCCCCGTTGTTATCGATGAAACCGCTGACATCAAACGTGCTGTTGCGTCTGTGCTGATGTCTAAAACCTTCGATAACGGCGTTATCTGCGCATCTGAACAGTCTGTAGTTGTTGTTGATTCCGTGTACGACGCAGTACGCGAGCGTTTCGCCAGCCACGGCGGCTACCTGCTGCAGGGCAAAGAGCTGAAAGCGGTTCAGGACATCATCCTCAAAAATGGCGCGCTGAACGCTGCCATCGTAGGTCAGCCAGCCTATAAAATCGCTGAACTCGCGGGCTTTACCGTTCCGGCGACCACCAAGATCCTGATCGGTGAAGTTAAAGTTGTCGACGAAAGCGAGCCGTTTGCTCACGAAAAACTGTCTCCTACGCTTGCTATGTACCGTGCGAAAGATTTCGAAGACGCGGTAGAAAAAGCCGAGAAGCTGGTTGCTATGGGCGGTATCGGTCATACCTCATGTCTGTACACCGACCAGGATAACCAGCCAGAGCGTGTTGCCCACTTCGGTCAGATGATGAAAACTGCCCGTATCCTGATTAACACCCCTGCTTCTCAGGGTGGTATCGGTGACCTGTATAACTTCAAACTCGCACCTTCCCTGACTCTGGGTTGTGGTTCCTGGGGTGGTAACTCCATCTCTGAAAACGTTGGTCCAAAACACCTGATCAACAAGAAAACCGTTGCTAAGCGAGCTGAAAACATGTTGTGGCACAAACTTCCGAAATCTATCTACTTCCGCCGTGGCTCTCTGCCAATCGCGCTGGATGAAGTGATTACTGATGGCCACAAACGTGCGCTCATCGTGACTGACCGTTTCCTGTTCAACAACGGCTACGCTGACCAGATCACCTCTGTGCTGAAAGCGGCTGGCGTCGAAACTGAAGTGTTCTTCGAAGTTGAAGCTGACCCAACCCTGAGCGTTGTACGCAAAGGTGCTGAACTGGCGAACTCCTTCAAACCAGATGTAATTATCGCACTGGGTGGTGGTTCCCCAATGGACGCCGCGAAAATCATGTGGGTTATGTACGAACATCCGGAAACCCATTTCGAAGAGCTGGCGCTGCGCTTTATGGACATCCGTAAACGTATCTACAAGTTCCCGAAAATGGGCGTGAAAGCGAAAATGATCGCCGTCACCACCACTTCCGGTACCGGCTCAGAAGTGACGCCATTCGCGGTAGTAACAGATGACGCAACAGGTCAGAAATACCCGCTGGCTGACTACGCGCTGACGCCAGATATGGCTATCGTTGATGCCAACCTGGTAATGGAAATGCCGAAGTCTCTGTGTGCGTTCGGTGGTCTGGATGCCGTGACTCACGCGCTGGAAGCCTACGTTTCTGTACTGGCGTCTGAGTTCTCTGACGGTCAGGCTCTGCAGGCTCTGAAACTGCTGAAAGAAAACCTGCCAGCGTCCTACAACGAAGGTTCTAAAAACCCTGTAGCACGTGAACGTGTCCACAGTGCAGCAACCATCGCCGGTATCGCGTTTGCGAACGCCTTCCTGGGTGTTTGCCACTCTATGGCGCACAAGCTGGGTTCACAGTTCCACATTCCTCACGGTCTGGCGAACGCCCTGTTGATCAGCAACGTTATCCGCTATAACGCCAACGACAACCCAACCAAGCAGACTGCGTTCAGCCAGTATGACCGTCCGCAAGCGCGCCGTCGTTATGCTGAAATCGCTGACCACCTTGGTCTGAGCGCACCGGGCGACCGTACTGCTGCGAAGATTGAGAAACTGCTGGCATGGCTGGAAAGCCTGAAAGCTGAACTGGGTATTCCTAAATCTATCCGTGAAGCAGGCGTTCAGGAAGCTGACTTCCTCGCTCACGTAGACAAGCTGTCTGAAGATGCCTTCGATGACCAGTGTACTGGTGCTAACCCGCGCTACCCACTGATCTCCGAGCTGAAACAGATTCTGCTGGATACCTACTACGGTCGTGAGTTCAAAGAAGGTGACGTTGCTGCTGTGAAAACAGAAGCTCCGGTCATTAAAGCTGACAAGAAAGCGAAGAAAAGCGCTTAA
- the hns gene encoding histone-like nucleoid-structuring protein H-NS, with protein sequence MSEALKILNNIRTLRAQARECTLETLEEMLEKLEVVVNERREEESAAAAEIEERTRKLQQYREMLIADGIDPNELLNSIAAAKTGTKAKRAARPAKYSYVDENGETKTWTGQGRTPAVIKKAMDEQGKQLDDFLIKD encoded by the coding sequence ATGAGCGAAGCACTTAAAATTCTGAACAACATCCGTACTCTTCGTGCGCAGGCAAGAGAATGTACCCTTGAAACGCTCGAAGAAATGCTGGAAAAATTAGAAGTTGTAGTTAATGAACGTCGCGAAGAAGAAAGCGCTGCTGCTGCTGAAATCGAAGAGCGTACGCGTAAACTGCAGCAATATCGTGAAATGCTGATTGCTGATGGTATCGATCCAAATGAATTGCTGAACAGCATTGCTGCTGCAAAAACCGGTACCAAAGCAAAACGCGCTGCCCGTCCTGCTAAATATAGCTATGTAGATGAGAACGGCGAAACTAAAACCTGGACCGGCCAGGGCCGTACTCCTGCTGTAATCAAGAAAGCTATGGATGAGCAAGGTAAACAGCTGGATGACTTCCTGATCAAGGATTAA
- the galU gene encoding UTP--glucose-1-phosphate uridylyltransferase GalU, giving the protein MAALNSKVRKAVIPVAGLGTRMLPATKAIPKEMLPLVDKPLIQYVVNECIAAGITEIVLVTHSSKNSIENHFDTSFELEAMLEKRVKRQLLEEVQSICPPHVTIMQVRQGLAKGLGHAVMCAHPVVGDEPVAVILPDVILDEYESDLSQDNLAEMIHRFDETGCSQIMVEPVEDVTAYGVVDCKGVNLEPGESVPMVGVVEKPKADVAPSNLAVVGRYVLSAEIWPLLAKTPPGAGDEIQLTDAIDMLIEKETVEAYHMKGKSHDCGNKLGYMQAFVEYGIRHNTLGEEFKGWLKESMGIKK; this is encoded by the coding sequence ATGGCTGCCCTAAATTCGAAAGTCAGAAAGGCCGTCATCCCGGTAGCGGGATTGGGGACCAGGATGTTACCAGCAACTAAGGCGATTCCTAAAGAGATGCTGCCTCTGGTTGATAAGCCATTAATCCAGTATGTCGTTAATGAGTGTATCGCGGCTGGCATTACTGAAATTGTGCTGGTTACGCATTCATCTAAAAACTCTATCGAAAACCACTTCGATACAAGTTTTGAACTCGAAGCCATGCTGGAAAAACGCGTTAAGCGTCAGCTGTTAGAAGAAGTTCAGTCTATTTGCCCTCCGCACGTCACCATTATGCAGGTTCGTCAGGGGCTGGCTAAAGGTCTGGGCCACGCGGTTATGTGTGCACACCCGGTTGTGGGTGATGAGCCCGTCGCGGTTATTCTGCCTGACGTGATTCTGGATGAATACGAATCCGATCTCTCCCAGGACAACCTGGCTGAGATGATCCACCGCTTTGACGAAACGGGCTGCAGCCAGATTATGGTTGAGCCAGTTGAAGACGTGACCGCTTACGGTGTGGTTGACTGCAAGGGCGTGAACCTCGAGCCAGGCGAAAGCGTGCCAATGGTTGGTGTCGTAGAGAAGCCTAAAGCCGACGTAGCGCCGTCTAATCTGGCAGTGGTGGGTCGCTATGTCCTGAGTGCTGAAATCTGGCCACTGCTGGCGAAAACGCCTCCAGGAGCAGGGGATGAAATCCAGCTGACGGATGCCATTGATATGCTGATCGAGAAAGAGACCGTTGAGGCTTACCACATGAAAGGTAAGAGCCATGACTGCGGTAATAAGCTCGGTTATATGCAGGCGTTCGTTGAATACGGCATTCGCCATAATACGCTGGGTGAAGAATTTAAAGGCTGGCTCAAAGAGAGTATGGGTATTAAGAAATAA
- the rssB gene encoding two-component system response regulator RssB: MTQPLAGKHILIVEDEPVFRSLLDSWLSSLGANTLLAEDGVDALEKMTGITPDLMICDIAMPRMNGLKLVEHLRNEGDQMPILVISATENMADIAKALRLGVQDILLKPVKDLNRLRETVLACLYPNMFNSRVEEEERLFQDWDALVSNPPAAAKLLQELQPPVQQTISHCRVNYRQLVAADQPGLVLDIAPLSDSDLAFYSLDVTRAGDNGVLAALLLRALFNGLLQEQLSHQGQRLPELGSLLKQVNQLFRQANLPGQFPLLVGYYHSGLKNLILVSAGLNASLNTGEHHIQVSNGVPLGTLGTAYLNQISHRCSSWQCQIWGAGGRLRLMLSTE; the protein is encoded by the coding sequence ATGACGCAGCCATTGGCCGGAAAACACATTTTGATTGTTGAAGACGAGCCCGTTTTCCGATCGCTACTGGATTCGTGGTTATCCTCGCTGGGAGCAAACACTTTACTGGCTGAAGATGGTGTCGACGCGCTGGAGAAAATGACCGGTATTACGCCCGATCTGATGATTTGCGACATCGCGATGCCGCGAATGAATGGGCTGAAACTGGTTGAACATCTGCGCAACGAGGGTGACCAGATGCCCATTCTGGTGATCTCCGCGACAGAAAATATGGCGGATATTGCCAAAGCATTACGTCTTGGCGTTCAGGATATTCTGCTGAAACCCGTCAAAGATCTGAACCGGTTACGTGAGACGGTATTAGCGTGCCTTTATCCAAATATGTTTAATTCCCGCGTTGAGGAAGAGGAACGCCTTTTTCAGGACTGGGACGCGCTGGTGAGTAATCCGCCAGCGGCGGCGAAATTGTTGCAAGAACTTCAGCCTCCCGTTCAGCAAACTATTTCCCACTGCCGCGTAAACTATCGCCAGCTGGTGGCGGCCGATCAGCCTGGGCTGGTGCTGGATATTGCACCTCTGTCTGATTCCGACCTCGCATTTTATTCTCTGGACGTAACCCGTGCAGGGGATAATGGCGTATTAGCTGCATTGTTACTGCGCGCACTCTTTAATGGATTATTGCAGGAACAGTTATCACATCAGGGACAACGGCTCCCAGAGTTAGGCAGTTTACTCAAACAGGTAAACCAGCTTTTTCGTCAGGCCAATTTACCCGGACAGTTCCCGCTGCTGGTTGGTTATTACCATAGCGGTTTAAAGAATCTTATCCTCGTTTCTGCAGGTCTCAACGCGTCACTGAATACCGGGGAACACCATATTCAGGTGAGTAACGGGGTGCCGCTTGGAACACTGGGAACGGCGTATCTAAATCAAATTAGCCATCGCTGTTCTTCCTGGCAGTGCCAAATTTGGGGTGCCGGGGGAAGGCTTCGCTTAATGTTGTCCACGGAATAA
- the rssA gene encoding patatin-like phospholipase RssA, which produces MRKVKIGLALGSGAARGWSHIGVINALNKMGVDVDIVAGCSIGSLVGSAYACGKLPDLETWVRSFSYWDVLRLMDLSWQRGGLLRGERVFNQFRRVMPLEDFTDCRMPFGAVATNLSTGRELWLTEGDIHLAVRASCSIPGLMAPVPHNGYWLVDGGVVNPVPISLTRAMGADIVIAVDLQHDAHLMQQDLMPINLQSEDADVEKLAWHERLRGRIGRLAARRSVAAPTAMEIMTTSIQVLENRLKRNRMAGDPPDILIQPYCPQISTLDFHRAEAAIAAGSLAVEKKIDELLPFVRTAR; this is translated from the coding sequence ATGAGAAAGGTTAAAATTGGACTGGCGCTGGGATCAGGTGCAGCCCGGGGATGGTCTCATATCGGCGTGATTAATGCCTTAAACAAGATGGGCGTTGACGTTGATATCGTAGCAGGATGTTCAATCGGATCGCTTGTCGGCTCCGCTTACGCGTGCGGCAAGCTTCCGGATCTCGAAACCTGGGTGCGCTCCTTCAGCTATTGGGACGTGCTGCGTCTGATGGATCTCTCCTGGCAGCGCGGTGGGCTGTTGCGCGGTGAACGCGTCTTTAACCAGTTCCGCCGAGTGATGCCTCTCGAAGACTTTACTGACTGCCGGATGCCTTTCGGTGCCGTCGCAACCAATCTCAGCACAGGCCGTGAACTCTGGCTGACCGAAGGGGATATTCACCTTGCGGTGCGTGCTTCATGCAGTATTCCTGGGCTTATGGCGCCCGTGCCCCATAACGGTTACTGGCTTGTCGATGGTGGTGTCGTGAACCCGGTTCCCATCTCTCTGACGCGCGCCATGGGGGCGGACATCGTCATCGCCGTTGATTTGCAGCACGACGCTCATCTGATGCAGCAAGACCTTATGCCGATCAATCTGCAGAGCGAAGATGCCGACGTCGAAAAGCTTGCCTGGCATGAACGCCTGCGCGGAAGAATTGGTCGCCTGGCCGCACGACGCTCGGTTGCCGCACCGACGGCCATGGAGATCATGACCACCTCAATTCAGGTTCTTGAGAATCGCCTTAAACGTAACCGTATGGCTGGCGATCCTCCGGATATTCTTATTCAGCCTTACTGTCCGCAAATCTCTACCCTTGATTTCCATCGGGCTGAGGCCGCCATCGCAGCGGGCTCGCTAGCCGTCGAAAAGAAAATAGACGAGTTGCTGCCGTTTGTGCGAACAGCACGTTAA
- a CDS encoding YchJ family protein yields the protein MSQLCPCGSALEYSLCCQRYLSGNQVAPDPSHLMRSRYTAFVIKDADYLIKTWHPSCHAADFRQEIEAGFANTHWLGLTVFESSPGSHHDEGFVSFVARFTENARPGAIIERSRFLKESGQWYYIDGTRPQFGRNDTCPCGSGKKFKKCCGQ from the coding sequence GTGTCTCAACTCTGCCCCTGTGGTAGCGCTCTGGAGTATAGCCTATGTTGCCAGCGATATCTTTCTGGCAATCAGGTTGCACCGGATCCGTCACACCTCATGCGTTCACGGTATACTGCTTTTGTGATCAAAGACGCAGACTACCTGATAAAAACCTGGCACCCGTCCTGCCACGCCGCCGATTTCCGACAGGAGATCGAAGCCGGGTTCGCCAACACCCACTGGCTTGGGCTTACCGTGTTTGAATCGTCACCCGGTAGCCACCACGACGAAGGCTTTGTCAGCTTTGTTGCCCGTTTTACCGAGAACGCCAGGCCTGGCGCCATTATCGAGCGTTCCCGGTTCTTAAAGGAAAGCGGGCAGTGGTATTATATTGACGGTACGCGCCCACAGTTTGGTCGTAACGATACCTGCCCTTGTGGTTCAGGAAAAAAATTCAAAAAGTGTTGCGGGCAGTAA
- the purU gene encoding formyltetrahydrofolate deformylase, with translation MQSLQRKVLRTICPDQKGLIARITNICYKHELNIVQNNEFVDHRTGRFFMRTELEGIFNDTTLLADLDSALPDGSVRELNPAGRRRIVILVTKEAHCLGDLLMKANYGGLDVEIAAVIGNHETLRTLVERFDIPFELVSHEGHTREEHDNLMAAAIEAHNPDYVVLAKYMRVLTPSFVARFPNKIINIHHSFLPAFIGARPYHQAYERGVKIIGATAHYVNDNLDEGPIIMQDVIHVDHTYTAEDMMRAGRDVEKNVLSRALYQVLAQRVFVYGNRTIIL, from the coding sequence ATGCAATCATTACAACGTAAAGTTCTGCGCACTATCTGTCCCGATCAAAAAGGGCTGATCGCACGAATCACCAATATTTGCTACAAGCATGAACTGAATATCGTGCAGAACAACGAGTTCGTTGACCACCGTACCGGTCGCTTCTTCATGCGTACCGAACTGGAAGGCATTTTCAACGACACCACCCTGCTGGCCGATCTGGACAGCGCGCTGCCGGACGGTTCCGTGCGTGAGCTGAATCCTGCGGGCCGTCGTCGCATTGTGATTCTGGTGACGAAAGAAGCTCACTGCCTGGGCGATCTGTTGATGAAGGCCAATTACGGCGGCCTGGACGTAGAAATTGCCGCTGTTATTGGCAACCACGAAACCCTGCGCACGCTGGTTGAGCGTTTTGATATTCCGTTTGAACTGGTAAGCCATGAAGGCCATACCCGTGAAGAGCACGACAACCTGATGGCTGCTGCCATTGAAGCGCATAACCCGGACTACGTGGTGCTGGCGAAATATATGCGCGTGCTGACGCCTTCCTTCGTCGCCCGCTTCCCGAACAAGATTATCAACATTCACCACTCGTTCCTGCCGGCCTTTATTGGCGCGCGGCCTTATCACCAGGCGTACGAGCGCGGCGTGAAGATCATCGGCGCAACCGCGCACTACGTGAATGACAATCTGGACGAAGGTCCCATCATCATGCAGGACGTGATTCACGTGGATCACACCTACACCGCAGAAGATATGATGCGCGCCGGACGTGACGTTGAGAAGAACGTGTTGAGTCGTGCCCTGTATCAGGTGCTGGCGCAGCGTGTCTTTGTGTACGGTAACAGAACCATCATTCTTTAA
- a CDS encoding Lrp/AsnC family transcriptional regulator, whose amino-acid sequence MEYLIDDIDRQILACLVEDARMSLKVLSGRIGLTSPSTAERLKRLEERGVIQGYGARVNLAALGYTLQALVRVRPLPGLLHKVDKYIQAMPECIESDKVTGEDCFVIRLVVRSIEQLDALLDGLAEHAQCNTSIVKSSPVKRRLPPM is encoded by the coding sequence GTGGAATACCTTATTGATGATATCGATCGGCAAATTTTAGCCTGCCTGGTTGAGGATGCGCGCATGTCGTTGAAGGTGCTCAGCGGCCGCATTGGCCTGACCTCACCCAGCACGGCAGAGCGTCTAAAGCGGCTGGAAGAGCGCGGTGTGATTCAGGGGTATGGCGCACGTGTGAATCTCGCGGCGCTGGGGTATACGCTGCAGGCGCTGGTACGCGTGCGGCCTTTGCCGGGGCTGTTGCATAAGGTGGATAAATACATACAGGCGATGCCGGAGTGTATTGAGAGCGACAAAGTGACCGGGGAAGACTGCTTTGTGATTAGGCTGGTGGTGCGATCGATAGAACAACTGGATGCGCTGCTGGACGGGCTGGCGGAGCATGCCCAATGTAATACGTCGATTGTGAAAAGTTCGCCGGTGAAGCGTCGTTTGCCGCCAATGTAG